One Loxodonta africana isolate mLoxAfr1 chromosome 8, mLoxAfr1.hap2, whole genome shotgun sequence DNA window includes the following coding sequences:
- the NAPEPLD gene encoding N-acyl-phosphatidylethanolamine-hydrolyzing phospholipase D isoform X2, translating into MHISLSFYFLGLWKPLCSLTFTFITPKATWIPGSSSPLGVSHSSPKDMDETEGNQFLMTSSQYPKEVVRKRQNLARNSSGSDSSRFSRKSFKLDYRLEEDVTKSKRGKDGRFVNPWPTWKNLSIPNVLRWLIMEKDHSSIPCSKEELDKELPVVRPYFINDPEEAGVREAGLRVTWLGHATVMVEMDELIFLTDPIFSHRASPFQWMGPKRFCHPPCTISDLPPIDAVLISHNHYDHLDYNSVIALNERFGNELRWFVPLGLLDWMQKCGCEDVIELDWWEENCVPRHDNVTFVFTPSQHWCKRTLMDDNKVLWGSWSVLGPWNRFFFAGDTGYCTAFEEIGKRFGPFDLAAIPIGAYEPRWFMKYQHVDPEEAVRIHIDVQTKKSVAIHWGTFALANEHYLEPRVKLREALERYGLNTEDFFVLNHGESRYLNTDNENVK; encoded by the exons ATGCATATTTCACTCTCATTTTACTTTCTAGGACTTTGGAAACCTCTCTGTTCTCTCACTTTCACGTTTATCACCCCCAAAGCTACCTGGATTCCAGGGTCTTCGTCCCCATTGGGTGTGAGTCA ttcttCACCAAAGGACATGGATGAAACTGAAGGCAACCAGTTCCTGATGACAAGCAGCCAATATCCTAAAGAAGTAGTCAGAAAACGCCAAAATTTAGCACGGAATTCTAGTGGAAGTGATTCTTCTAGATTTTCCAGGAAAAGCTTCAAATTGGATTATAGATTAGAGGAAGATGTAACTAAATCAAAGAGAGGAAAAGATGGAAGATTTGTTAACCCTTGGCCAACGTGGAAAAATCTCTCTATTCCAAATGTTCTCAGGTGGCTGATAATGGAAAAAGATCACAGCAGTATTCCTTGTTCCAAAGAG GAACTTGATAAAGAACTCCCCGTGGTTAGACCGTATTTTATCAATGACCCTGAGGAAGCTGGAGTGAGGGAAGCTGGCTTAAGAGTCACATGGCTGGGACACGCAACGGTAATGGTGGAAATGGATGAGCTCATATTTCTTACGGACCCCATCTTCAGCCATCGCGCATCACCATTTCAGTGGATGGGTCCAAAGCGCTTTTGTCACCCTCCATGTACAATAAGTGACCTCCCCCCAATAGACGCCGTTCTTATCAGTCACAACCACTATGACCACCTGGACTATAATTCTGTCATTGCTCTGAACGAACGATTTGGTAACGAGTTGAGGTGGTTTGTGCCTTTGGGTCTCCTTGACTGGATGCAAAAATGTGGCTGTGAGGATGTGATTGAGCTGGACTGGTGGGAGGAGAATTGTGTCCCCAGACATGATAATGTCACCTTTGTCTTTACACCTTCCCAGCACTGGTGTAAGAGGACTCTAATGGATGATAATAAGGTTCTGTGGGGCAGCTGGTCTGTCTTGGGGCCttggaatagatttttttttgcagGAGATACTGGCTATTGTACGGCTTTTGAAGAGATAGGAAAAAGATTTGGACCTTTTGACCTGGCAGCTATTCCCATTGGAGCTTATGAACCAAG GTGGTTTATGAAATACCAGCATGTAGACCCAGAAGAAGCTGTAAGGATCCACATTGATGTTCAAACAAAGAAATCGGTGGCAATTCACTGGGGAACTTTTGCCTTAGCAAATGAG CATTACTTAGAACCGCGAGTGAAACTGCGTGAAGCTCTAGAAAGATACGGACTTAACActgaagatttttttgttttgaatcaTGGAGAATCAAGATACCTAAATACCGACAATGAAAATGTCAAATAA
- the NAPEPLD gene encoding N-acyl-phosphatidylethanolamine-hydrolyzing phospholipase D isoform X3 translates to MSNATAEDTRNRIALSFSKSGVMCSSSPKDMDETEGNQFLMTSSQYPKEVVRKRQNLARNSSGSDSSRFSRKSFKLDYRLEEDVTKSKRGKDGRFVNPWPTWKNLSIPNVLRWLIMEKDHSSIPCSKEELDKELPVVRPYFINDPEEAGVREAGLRVTWLGHATVMVEMDELIFLTDPIFSHRASPFQWMGPKRFCHPPCTISDLPPIDAVLISHNHYDHLDYNSVIALNERFGNELRWFVPLGLLDWMQKCGCEDVIELDWWEENCVPRHDNVTFVFTPSQHWCKRTLMDDNKVLWGSWSVLGPWNRFFFAGDTGYCTAFEEIGKRFGPFDLAAIPIGAYEPRWFMKYQHVDPEEAVRIHIDVQTKKSVAIHWGTFALANEHYLEPRVKLREALERYGLNTEDFFVLNHGESRYLNTDNENVK, encoded by the exons ttcttCACCAAAGGACATGGATGAAACTGAAGGCAACCAGTTCCTGATGACAAGCAGCCAATATCCTAAAGAAGTAGTCAGAAAACGCCAAAATTTAGCACGGAATTCTAGTGGAAGTGATTCTTCTAGATTTTCCAGGAAAAGCTTCAAATTGGATTATAGATTAGAGGAAGATGTAACTAAATCAAAGAGAGGAAAAGATGGAAGATTTGTTAACCCTTGGCCAACGTGGAAAAATCTCTCTATTCCAAATGTTCTCAGGTGGCTGATAATGGAAAAAGATCACAGCAGTATTCCTTGTTCCAAAGAG GAACTTGATAAAGAACTCCCCGTGGTTAGACCGTATTTTATCAATGACCCTGAGGAAGCTGGAGTGAGGGAAGCTGGCTTAAGAGTCACATGGCTGGGACACGCAACGGTAATGGTGGAAATGGATGAGCTCATATTTCTTACGGACCCCATCTTCAGCCATCGCGCATCACCATTTCAGTGGATGGGTCCAAAGCGCTTTTGTCACCCTCCATGTACAATAAGTGACCTCCCCCCAATAGACGCCGTTCTTATCAGTCACAACCACTATGACCACCTGGACTATAATTCTGTCATTGCTCTGAACGAACGATTTGGTAACGAGTTGAGGTGGTTTGTGCCTTTGGGTCTCCTTGACTGGATGCAAAAATGTGGCTGTGAGGATGTGATTGAGCTGGACTGGTGGGAGGAGAATTGTGTCCCCAGACATGATAATGTCACCTTTGTCTTTACACCTTCCCAGCACTGGTGTAAGAGGACTCTAATGGATGATAATAAGGTTCTGTGGGGCAGCTGGTCTGTCTTGGGGCCttggaatagatttttttttgcagGAGATACTGGCTATTGTACGGCTTTTGAAGAGATAGGAAAAAGATTTGGACCTTTTGACCTGGCAGCTATTCCCATTGGAGCTTATGAACCAAG GTGGTTTATGAAATACCAGCATGTAGACCCAGAAGAAGCTGTAAGGATCCACATTGATGTTCAAACAAAGAAATCGGTGGCAATTCACTGGGGAACTTTTGCCTTAGCAAATGAG CATTACTTAGAACCGCGAGTGAAACTGCGTGAAGCTCTAGAAAGATACGGACTTAACActgaagatttttttgttttgaatcaTGGAGAATCAAGATACCTAAATACCGACAATGAAAATGTCAAATAA
- the NAPEPLD gene encoding N-acyl-phosphatidylethanolamine-hydrolyzing phospholipase D isoform X4 produces MGSSPKDMDETEGNQFLMTSSQYPKEVVRKRQNLARNSSGSDSSRFSRKSFKLDYRLEEDVTKSKRGKDGRFVNPWPTWKNLSIPNVLRWLIMEKDHSSIPCSKEELDKELPVVRPYFINDPEEAGVREAGLRVTWLGHATVMVEMDELIFLTDPIFSHRASPFQWMGPKRFCHPPCTISDLPPIDAVLISHNHYDHLDYNSVIALNERFGNELRWFVPLGLLDWMQKCGCEDVIELDWWEENCVPRHDNVTFVFTPSQHWCKRTLMDDNKVLWGSWSVLGPWNRFFFAGDTGYCTAFEEIGKRFGPFDLAAIPIGAYEPRWFMKYQHVDPEEAVRIHIDVQTKKSVAIHWGTFALANEHYLEPRVKLREALERYGLNTEDFFVLNHGESRYLNTDNENVK; encoded by the exons ttcttCACCAAAGGACATGGATGAAACTGAAGGCAACCAGTTCCTGATGACAAGCAGCCAATATCCTAAAGAAGTAGTCAGAAAACGCCAAAATTTAGCACGGAATTCTAGTGGAAGTGATTCTTCTAGATTTTCCAGGAAAAGCTTCAAATTGGATTATAGATTAGAGGAAGATGTAACTAAATCAAAGAGAGGAAAAGATGGAAGATTTGTTAACCCTTGGCCAACGTGGAAAAATCTCTCTATTCCAAATGTTCTCAGGTGGCTGATAATGGAAAAAGATCACAGCAGTATTCCTTGTTCCAAAGAG GAACTTGATAAAGAACTCCCCGTGGTTAGACCGTATTTTATCAATGACCCTGAGGAAGCTGGAGTGAGGGAAGCTGGCTTAAGAGTCACATGGCTGGGACACGCAACGGTAATGGTGGAAATGGATGAGCTCATATTTCTTACGGACCCCATCTTCAGCCATCGCGCATCACCATTTCAGTGGATGGGTCCAAAGCGCTTTTGTCACCCTCCATGTACAATAAGTGACCTCCCCCCAATAGACGCCGTTCTTATCAGTCACAACCACTATGACCACCTGGACTATAATTCTGTCATTGCTCTGAACGAACGATTTGGTAACGAGTTGAGGTGGTTTGTGCCTTTGGGTCTCCTTGACTGGATGCAAAAATGTGGCTGTGAGGATGTGATTGAGCTGGACTGGTGGGAGGAGAATTGTGTCCCCAGACATGATAATGTCACCTTTGTCTTTACACCTTCCCAGCACTGGTGTAAGAGGACTCTAATGGATGATAATAAGGTTCTGTGGGGCAGCTGGTCTGTCTTGGGGCCttggaatagatttttttttgcagGAGATACTGGCTATTGTACGGCTTTTGAAGAGATAGGAAAAAGATTTGGACCTTTTGACCTGGCAGCTATTCCCATTGGAGCTTATGAACCAAG GTGGTTTATGAAATACCAGCATGTAGACCCAGAAGAAGCTGTAAGGATCCACATTGATGTTCAAACAAAGAAATCGGTGGCAATTCACTGGGGAACTTTTGCCTTAGCAAATGAG CATTACTTAGAACCGCGAGTGAAACTGCGTGAAGCTCTAGAAAGATACGGACTTAACActgaagatttttttgttttgaatcaTGGAGAATCAAGATACCTAAATACCGACAATGAAAATGTCAAATAA
- the NAPEPLD gene encoding N-acyl-phosphatidylethanolamine-hydrolyzing phospholipase D isoform X1, giving the protein MDETEGNQFLMTSSQYPKEVVRKRQNLARNSSGSDSSRFSRKSFKLDYRLEEDVTKSKRGKDGRFVNPWPTWKNLSIPNVLRWLIMEKDHSSIPCSKEELDKELPVVRPYFINDPEEAGVREAGLRVTWLGHATVMVEMDELIFLTDPIFSHRASPFQWMGPKRFCHPPCTISDLPPIDAVLISHNHYDHLDYNSVIALNERFGNELRWFVPLGLLDWMQKCGCEDVIELDWWEENCVPRHDNVTFVFTPSQHWCKRTLMDDNKVLWGSWSVLGPWNRFFFAGDTGYCTAFEEIGKRFGPFDLAAIPIGAYEPRWFMKYQHVDPEEAVRIHIDVQTKKSVAIHWGTFALANEHYLEPRVKLREALERYGLNTEDFFVLNHGESRYLNTDNENVK; this is encoded by the exons ATGGATGAAACTGAAGGCAACCAGTTCCTGATGACAAGCAGCCAATATCCTAAAGAAGTAGTCAGAAAACGCCAAAATTTAGCACGGAATTCTAGTGGAAGTGATTCTTCTAGATTTTCCAGGAAAAGCTTCAAATTGGATTATAGATTAGAGGAAGATGTAACTAAATCAAAGAGAGGAAAAGATGGAAGATTTGTTAACCCTTGGCCAACGTGGAAAAATCTCTCTATTCCAAATGTTCTCAGGTGGCTGATAATGGAAAAAGATCACAGCAGTATTCCTTGTTCCAAAGAG GAACTTGATAAAGAACTCCCCGTGGTTAGACCGTATTTTATCAATGACCCTGAGGAAGCTGGAGTGAGGGAAGCTGGCTTAAGAGTCACATGGCTGGGACACGCAACGGTAATGGTGGAAATGGATGAGCTCATATTTCTTACGGACCCCATCTTCAGCCATCGCGCATCACCATTTCAGTGGATGGGTCCAAAGCGCTTTTGTCACCCTCCATGTACAATAAGTGACCTCCCCCCAATAGACGCCGTTCTTATCAGTCACAACCACTATGACCACCTGGACTATAATTCTGTCATTGCTCTGAACGAACGATTTGGTAACGAGTTGAGGTGGTTTGTGCCTTTGGGTCTCCTTGACTGGATGCAAAAATGTGGCTGTGAGGATGTGATTGAGCTGGACTGGTGGGAGGAGAATTGTGTCCCCAGACATGATAATGTCACCTTTGTCTTTACACCTTCCCAGCACTGGTGTAAGAGGACTCTAATGGATGATAATAAGGTTCTGTGGGGCAGCTGGTCTGTCTTGGGGCCttggaatagatttttttttgcagGAGATACTGGCTATTGTACGGCTTTTGAAGAGATAGGAAAAAGATTTGGACCTTTTGACCTGGCAGCTATTCCCATTGGAGCTTATGAACCAAG GTGGTTTATGAAATACCAGCATGTAGACCCAGAAGAAGCTGTAAGGATCCACATTGATGTTCAAACAAAGAAATCGGTGGCAATTCACTGGGGAACTTTTGCCTTAGCAAATGAG CATTACTTAGAACCGCGAGTGAAACTGCGTGAAGCTCTAGAAAGATACGGACTTAACActgaagatttttttgttttgaatcaTGGAGAATCAAGATACCTAAATACCGACAATGAAAATGTCAAATAA
- the NAPEPLD gene encoding N-acyl-phosphatidylethanolamine-hydrolyzing phospholipase D isoform X5, with product MARLRFTYFGHVVRRDQFLEKDIMLGKLQRQWKRGIPSTRWIDTVAATMSSRITMIELDKELPVVRPYFINDPEEAGVREAGLRVTWLGHATVMVEMDELIFLTDPIFSHRASPFQWMGPKRFCHPPCTISDLPPIDAVLISHNHYDHLDYNSVIALNERFGNELRWFVPLGLLDWMQKCGCEDVIELDWWEENCVPRHDNVTFVFTPSQHWCKRTLMDDNKVLWGSWSVLGPWNRFFFAGDTGYCTAFEEIGKRFGPFDLAAIPIGAYEPRWFMKYQHVDPEEAVRIHIDVQTKKSVAIHWGTFALANEHYLEPRVKLREALERYGLNTEDFFVLNHGESRYLNTDNENVK from the exons atggcgagactgcgttttacgtactttggacatgttgtcaggagggatcagttcctggagaaggacatcatgcttggcaaattacagcgtcagtggaaaagaggaataccctcaacaaggtggattgacacagtggctgcaacaatgagctcacgtataacaatgatt GAACTTGATAAAGAACTCCCCGTGGTTAGACCGTATTTTATCAATGACCCTGAGGAAGCTGGAGTGAGGGAAGCTGGCTTAAGAGTCACATGGCTGGGACACGCAACGGTAATGGTGGAAATGGATGAGCTCATATTTCTTACGGACCCCATCTTCAGCCATCGCGCATCACCATTTCAGTGGATGGGTCCAAAGCGCTTTTGTCACCCTCCATGTACAATAAGTGACCTCCCCCCAATAGACGCCGTTCTTATCAGTCACAACCACTATGACCACCTGGACTATAATTCTGTCATTGCTCTGAACGAACGATTTGGTAACGAGTTGAGGTGGTTTGTGCCTTTGGGTCTCCTTGACTGGATGCAAAAATGTGGCTGTGAGGATGTGATTGAGCTGGACTGGTGGGAGGAGAATTGTGTCCCCAGACATGATAATGTCACCTTTGTCTTTACACCTTCCCAGCACTGGTGTAAGAGGACTCTAATGGATGATAATAAGGTTCTGTGGGGCAGCTGGTCTGTCTTGGGGCCttggaatagatttttttttgcagGAGATACTGGCTATTGTACGGCTTTTGAAGAGATAGGAAAAAGATTTGGACCTTTTGACCTGGCAGCTATTCCCATTGGAGCTTATGAACCAAG GTGGTTTATGAAATACCAGCATGTAGACCCAGAAGAAGCTGTAAGGATCCACATTGATGTTCAAACAAAGAAATCGGTGGCAATTCACTGGGGAACTTTTGCCTTAGCAAATGAG CATTACTTAGAACCGCGAGTGAAACTGCGTGAAGCTCTAGAAAGATACGGACTTAACActgaagatttttttgttttgaatcaTGGAGAATCAAGATACCTAAATACCGACAATGAAAATGTCAAATAA